From Ancylobacter pratisalsi, one genomic window encodes:
- a CDS encoding SURF1 family protein yields the protein MTSRPDGALGERETEHAPVSGGARIALLALCVVGVALFTGLGVWQVKRLFWKLDLIARVEARIHADPVAAPTPEAFAAEAASEAEYRRVGLSGHFLNDRETLVQAVTELGGGFWVLTPFVTTRGFIVLVNRGFVPPEKRAPESRAAGTIEGPTSLTGLLRLSEPGGGFLRRNDPGHERWYSRDVAAISAARGLDGGAGYFVDADRAAGMAGFPAGGLTVTRFSNNHLVYALTWFALAVMSAVGAYLVWRKRAR from the coding sequence GTGACCTCCCGCCCCGACGGGGCGTTGGGGGAGCGGGAAACCGAGCACGCGCCCGTCTCCGGTGGGGCGCGCATCGCGCTGCTGGCGCTGTGCGTGGTGGGCGTGGCGCTGTTCACCGGGCTCGGCGTCTGGCAGGTCAAGCGCCTGTTCTGGAAGCTCGACCTGATCGCGCGCGTGGAGGCGCGCATCCACGCCGATCCGGTGGCCGCGCCCACGCCCGAAGCCTTCGCCGCCGAGGCCGCCAGTGAGGCGGAATATCGCCGGGTCGGCCTCTCCGGTCATTTCCTCAACGATCGGGAAACGCTGGTGCAGGCGGTGACCGAGCTTGGCGGCGGCTTCTGGGTGCTGACGCCCTTCGTCACCACACGCGGCTTCATTGTTCTCGTCAATCGCGGCTTCGTGCCCCCGGAAAAGCGCGCGCCGGAAAGCCGCGCGGCCGGCACCATCGAGGGGCCGACCTCCCTCACCGGACTGTTGCGGCTGAGCGAGCCGGGGGGCGGCTTCCTGCGGCGCAATGACCCCGGTCATGAGCGCTGGTATTCGCGGGACGTCGCCGCCATTTCGGCGGCGCGCGGGCTGGACGGCGGTGCGGGCTATTTCGTCGACGCCGACCGGGCGGCCGGCATGGCGGGCTTTCCGGCCGGCGGGCTTACCGTGACCCGCTTTTCCAACAACCACTTGGTCTATGCGCTGACATGGTTCGCGCTCGCCGTCATGAGCGCCGTGGGCGCTTACCTGGTCTGGCGCAAGCGCGCGAGGTGA
- a CDS encoding metal-sensing transcriptional repressor has protein sequence MSEHLHVHASHPQIVKRLKRSHGHLRTVIEMLESGRTCLDIAQQLHAVEKAISQAKKTLIQDHLDHCLDDVVSPLEGDQRRSLDDFKDIIKYL, from the coding sequence ATGAGCGAGCACCTGCACGTCCACGCCAGCCACCCGCAGATCGTGAAGCGCCTCAAGCGCTCCCACGGCCATCTGCGCACCGTGATCGAGATGCTGGAATCGGGTCGGACCTGTCTCGACATCGCCCAGCAGCTCCACGCGGTGGAGAAGGCGATCAGTCAGGCCAAGAAGACCCTGATCCAGGACCATCTCGACCATTGCCTTGATGACGTGGTGTCCCCGCTTGAAGGGGATCAGCGGCGCTCGCTCGACGATTTCAAGGACATCATCAAATATCTCTGA
- a CDS encoding nickel/cobalt efflux transporter, with product MPTFAELIQQSTTHAWLFIPSAILLGALHGLEPGHSKTMMAAFIVAVRGTVTQAVLLGLAATVSHTMVVWAIALGGMYLWQGIAPETFEPYLQFVSAVIIIAMASWMLWRTHEDQQRAKAALGHDHGAVHDHGHDHDHDHGHEHGHAASDVRMIDTGHGLHKLELHDHGHGDAHWRFRPERGKPWAAGEVKLTTERADGRVQSFAFAERGDYIESVEAIPAPFDFMVRLALGHGNHSHDFDVSFLKSTEGHDHLHEELRGLDVGTDGYQDAHELAHANDIRRRFADREVTTWQIVLFGLTGGLIPCPAAITVLLLCLQLKELSLGFGLVLCFSIGLAITLVAVGAVAALSVRHATKRWSWFSGAARRAPYLSGALLVAVGLYVGWHGYSGIRALNAAPTAALAAPYTG from the coding sequence ATGCCAACATTCGCCGAGCTGATTCAGCAAAGTACCACTCACGCCTGGCTGTTCATCCCCAGTGCGATCCTGCTCGGCGCCCTTCACGGACTGGAGCCCGGACATTCCAAGACGATGATGGCCGCCTTCATCGTCGCGGTGCGGGGCACGGTCACACAGGCCGTGCTGCTCGGGCTGGCAGCGACGGTGTCGCACACCATGGTGGTCTGGGCCATCGCGCTCGGCGGCATGTATCTGTGGCAGGGCATCGCCCCTGAGACCTTCGAGCCCTACCTCCAGTTCGTCTCCGCCGTCATCATCATCGCCATGGCGTCATGGATGCTCTGGCGCACCCATGAGGACCAGCAGCGCGCCAAGGCCGCGCTGGGGCACGATCACGGGGCGGTCCACGACCACGGGCATGATCACGATCATGACCATGGCCACGAGCACGGACATGCGGCGTCGGACGTGCGGATGATCGATACCGGGCATGGCCTGCACAAGCTGGAACTGCACGACCACGGGCATGGCGACGCGCACTGGCGCTTCCGTCCCGAGCGCGGCAAGCCATGGGCGGCCGGCGAGGTGAAGCTGACGACCGAACGGGCCGATGGCCGCGTCCAGAGCTTCGCCTTTGCCGAACGCGGGGATTACATCGAGAGCGTCGAGGCGATCCCGGCCCCGTTCGACTTCATGGTCCGCCTCGCGCTTGGCCACGGCAACCATTCGCACGACTTCGACGTGTCGTTCCTGAAGAGCACCGAAGGCCACGACCATCTGCACGAGGAACTGCGCGGGCTGGATGTCGGCACGGACGGCTATCAGGACGCCCACGAGCTGGCTCACGCCAACGACATCCGCCGGCGGTTCGCCGATCGGGAGGTCACCACCTGGCAGATCGTGCTGTTCGGCCTCACCGGCGGGCTCATCCCCTGCCCGGCCGCCATTACCGTGCTGCTGCTGTGCCTTCAGCTCAAGGAGCTCTCGCTCGGCTTCGGACTGGTGCTGTGCTTCTCGATCGGCCTTGCCATCACCCTGGTCGCGGTCGGGGCCGTGGCGGCGCTGAGCGTGCGCCATGCCACCAAGCGCTGGAGCTGGTTCTCCGGCGCCGCACGCCGCGCGCCCTATCTCTCCGGCGCCCTGCTGGTCGCGGTCGGGCTTTATGTCGGATGGCACGGCTACAGCGGCATCCGCGCGCTGAACGCGGCACCGACCGCCGCGCTGGCCGCGCCCTATACGGGCTGA
- the cyoD gene encoding cytochrome o ubiquinol oxidase subunit IV: MSAHDMGAAHGHHDTHGAEPHGSLRGYVIGFVLSVILTAVPFWLVMSGVLDNATATAFAIMGFAVVQIVVHMVFFLHMNFRSEGGWTMLALGFTLILVVITLAGSLWVMYHLNTNMMPSLHDMRQIP; the protein is encoded by the coding sequence ATGAGCGCGCACGACATGGGCGCCGCCCACGGCCACCACGACACGCACGGTGCGGAACCGCACGGCTCGCTGCGCGGCTACGTCATCGGCTTCGTGCTCTCTGTCATTCTCACCGCCGTTCCGTTCTGGCTGGTGATGAGCGGGGTGCTCGACAATGCCACCGCCACCGCCTTCGCCATCATGGGCTTCGCCGTGGTGCAGATCGTGGTGCACATGGTGTTCTTCCTGCATATGAACTTCCGCTCGGAAGGCGGATGGACCATGCTGGCGCTGGGCTTCACCCTGATCCTGGTGGTGATCACGCTCGCGGGGTCGCTGTGGGTCATGTACCACCTGAACACCAACATGATGCCGAGCCTCCACGACATGAGACAGATTCCGTGA
- the cyoC gene encoding cytochrome o ubiquinol oxidase subunit III: MSSATMTEASGEVPVFYEVDEHPHPEGHSTSLGFWIYLMSDCLIFAALFAIYGVLGGSYAAGPGPRELFDLNLVALNTAMLLFSSITYGFAMLTMEKDRVAVTLVWLAVTGLFGLAFLGIELYEFHHLISEGATPQRSAFLSAFFTLVGTHGLHVTFGLIWLTTLMVQVAQRGLVTANKRRLMCLSMFWHFLDVIWIGVFTFVYLMGMLR; the protein is encoded by the coding sequence ATGAGCAGCGCGACCATGACCGAAGCCTCGGGCGAGGTGCCCGTGTTCTACGAGGTCGACGAGCACCCGCACCCGGAAGGCCACAGCACCTCGCTGGGCTTCTGGATCTACCTGATGAGCGACTGCCTCATCTTCGCGGCGCTGTTCGCGATCTACGGCGTGCTGGGCGGCAGCTACGCCGCCGGCCCCGGCCCGCGCGAGCTGTTCGATCTCAACCTGGTCGCGCTCAACACCGCGATGCTGCTGTTCTCCTCCATCACCTATGGCTTCGCCATGCTGACCATGGAGAAGGACCGTGTGGCGGTGACGCTGGTGTGGCTCGCCGTCACTGGCCTGTTCGGCCTCGCCTTCCTCGGCATCGAGCTCTACGAGTTCCACCATCTCATTTCCGAGGGCGCGACGCCGCAGCGCAGCGCCTTCCTGTCGGCGTTCTTCACGCTGGTGGGCACGCACGGGCTGCATGTCACCTTCGGCCTGATCTGGCTGACGACGCTGATGGTGCAGGTCGCCCAGCGCGGCCTCGTCACCGCCAACAAGCGCCGGCTGATGTGCCTCAGCATGTTCTGGCACTTCCTCGACGTGATCTGGATCGGCGTTTTCACCTTTGTCTATCTGATGGGAATGCTGCGATGA